Proteins encoded by one window of Puntigrus tetrazona isolate hp1 chromosome 17, ASM1883169v1, whole genome shotgun sequence:
- the erg28 gene encoding ergosterol biosynthetic protein 28 homolog — protein sequence MSRFLNVLRSWLLMVSVIAVGNTVQSFRDHSFLSEKLYTGTPDYVNGLQARTFGIWTLLSSIIRCACAIDIQNRTLYHITLWTFVLALGHFLSEAFIYKTAPLTIGVMAPLIVASFSIVGMLVGFQCVAEPQEVVGSRQKKRN from the exons ATGAGTCGCTTTCTGAACGTGTTGAGGAGCTGGCTGCTCATGGTGTCTGTGATCGCGGTGGGAAACACGGTACAGAGCTTCAGAGATCACAGCTTCCTGTCCGAGAAGCTCTACACAGGAACGCCCGATTATG taAACGGACTTCAGGCGAGAACCTTCGGCATATGGACCCTCCTGTCCTCCATCATCCGCTGTGCGTGTGCCATAGACATTCAGAACAGAAC GCTTTATCACATCACCCTGTGGACTTTTGTTCTGGCGCTTGGCCACTTCCTGTCCGAAGCGTTTATCTATAAAACCGCCCCGCTGACCATTGGAGTCATGGCACCTCTGATTGTAGCCA GTTTCTCTATCGTGGGCATGCTGGTTGGCTTCCAGTGTGTCGCTGAGCCCCAGGAAGTTGTGGGATCTCGTCAGAAGAAGAGGAACTGA